In Carassius gibelio isolate Cgi1373 ecotype wild population from Czech Republic chromosome B2, carGib1.2-hapl.c, whole genome shotgun sequence, a single genomic region encodes these proteins:
- the LOC127951414 gene encoding meiotic recombination protein REC8 homolog, with translation MDYVLVRVPPPVLGLPRPRFSLYLSSQLQYGVVLVYHRQCAFLLEDTQGAIDRLLRLNMKSNIDMRDEETRQSHMIPDAAALFDETEGARDPFFGVMETGYGLPSPSSLIQRMEEVLPDQAPPTREPTPPSDGITASQESITLTEREPVIMPEPEFEGADLQESDMIELLLEQPDHFLERDDERQLEIDREREEIEKETEEDTEARMPDEREQERAALEREAARDLTTSVSLDLAQITGASSQEAVLLPEEDLGLPMEMPVLEEREKTPVSVSVPIPSPPPGEEEKVGVEPREERAVRGRSPDLEPAVARPASPTERRKRRRQLFFIDENTQISQEEMRARIDDVETETRPLASLVKPPFEKKGAKELLENPCMSLPPEILALWKQAAVLRPIPPSRQRREVPVAEEIPEREQERPEPGQREEEERELSSKEIPREMLESGLFQQETPASLVVLETTDKDFSPLETPEMRRSPVPEIQFGLEGIPEERVPEMEDITKDIEEQLRPQDVIEGLVTFHSLLPPQASRRIVAQMFLRLLEEIVTGLVTVRQDEPYGDIFISQL, from the exons ATGGATTACGTGTTGGTCAGAGTCCCGCCCCCTGTATTAGGATTGCCCCGCCCACGTTTCTCCCTGTACCTGTCCTCTCAGCTGCAGTATGGAGTGGTGCTTGTCTACCACAGACAGTGTGCATTTTTGTTAG aGGACACTCAGGGGGCAATAGATAGATTGCTCCGCCTTAACATGAAGTCCAACATTGATATGAGGGATGAAGAAACCAG GCAGAGTCACATGATCCCAGATGCTGCTGCACTATTTGATGAAACCGAGGGAGCAAGGGACCCATTCTTTGGCGTTATGGAGACTGGTTATGGCCTGCCGAGTCCAAGCAGCCTCATCCAG CGAATGGAAGAGGTCTTACCTGATCAAGCCCCGCCCACTAGAGAACCCACCCCACCTTCAGATG GCATCACGGCCAGCCAGGAGTCCATCACCCTGACAGAAAGAGAGCCAGTCATCATGCCTGAGCCAGAG TTTGAAGGAGCAGATCTGCAGGAGTCGGACATGATCGAGCTACTGCTGGAGCAGCCAGATCACTTTCTTGAGC GTGATGATGAGAGGCAGCTGGAGATAGACAGGGAAAGAGAGGAAatagagaaagagacagaagagGACACAGAGGCCAGGATGCCTgatgagagagagcaagagagagcagCACTTGAGCGAGAGGCAGCCAGAGATCTGACAACATCAGTCTCTTTAGATCT GGCACAGATCACCGGCGCATCAAGCCAGGAGGCTGTCCTGCTGCCTGAGGAGGATCTGGGGCTGCCCATGGAAATGCCTGTGTTAGAAGAACGTGAAAAGACCCCGGTATCTGTGTCTGTACCCATACCGTCCCCTCCGCCTGGTGAAGAGGAGAAAGTGGGTGTTGAACCCAGAGAAGAGAGGGCAGTGAGAGGGAGGAGCCCAGATCTTGAG CCTGCCGTAGCAAGGCCTGCATCCCCTACAGAgcgcaggaagaggaggagacagCTGTTCTTCATTGATGAAAACACACAGATCTCTCAAGAGGAAATGAGGGCTCGGATTGATGACGTCGAGACAGAGACCAGGCCACTG GCATCACTAGTCAAACCACCGTTTGAGAAGAAGGGTGCTAAAGAACTGCTCGAGAACCCTTGCATGA GCCTCCCGCCTGAGATCCTGGCACTATGGAAACAGGCCGCGGTCCTGAGGCCCATCCCTCCGTCCCGGCAGCGCAGGGAGGTTCCTGTAGCTGAGGAGATaccagagagagagcaggagagacCAGAACCGGgacagagagaggaggaggagagagagcttAGCTCTAAAGAG ATTCCCAGAGAAATGTTGGAGTCTGGCCTCTTTCAGCAAGAAACACCAG CATCTCTGGTGGTTTTGGAGACGACGGACAAGGATTTCTCTCCACTGGAGACTCCTGAAATGAGACG ATCCCCTGTTCCAGAAATTCAGTTCGGTCTTGAGGGCATCCCAGAAGAGAGGGTCCCAGAGATGGAAGATATTACAAAGGATATCGAGGAACAATTAAG GCCACAGGATGTTATTGAAGGTTTGGTAACCTTTCACTCTCTGCTGCCCCCTCAGGCCAGCCGCAGAATTGTTGCCCAAATGTTTTTGAGATTGCTAG AGGAAATAGTCACAGGACTGGTCACAGTGCGACAGGACGAGCCGTATGGTGACATCTTCATTTCACAGCTGTAG
- the gng5 gene encoding guanine nucleotide-binding protein G(I)/G(S)/G(O) subunit gamma-5 yields MSGSSNIVAMKKVVQQLRFEANINRVKVSQAAAELQQFCIQNALQDPLLTGVSSSTNPFRTQKVCSFL; encoded by the exons ATGTCGGGCTCATCAAACATTGTTGCGATGAAGAAAGTCGTTCAGCAGCTGCGCTTCGAAGCAAACATCAACAGAGTAAAG GTCTCTCAGGCGGCTGCAGAGCTTCAACAGTTCTGTATTCAAAACGCCCTTCAGGATCCTCTGCTGACCGGTGTGTCTTCAAGCACCAACCCCTTCAGGACACAGAAGGTTTGCTCCTTCTTGTGA